In one window of Candidatus Spechtbacterales bacterium DNA:
- a CDS encoding metal ABC transporter substrate-binding protein produces the protein GASPHFYEFTPRQLAGLSGTETIFAIGYGLDDWVLKAAEAIEGVGIVVVDNGIELRENAEDEHGDEEEHEEDEHGDEEEHEEHGPINPHYWLHFGNARAIADTVAEELSRIDSANAETYRANAEAYKAVLLAEEQLLKERIVLLTTKDLLTFHDSWYYFADNFGLNIVGTFEPSAGREPTPRYLSDLRDKVREHGVSVIFSEPQYSNAAFTPFVNDNNLGFAVLDPIGGTNEIPSFVELMRYNVNTALEALK, from the coding sequence CCGGTGCCTCCCCTCATTTTTATGAATTTACACCCAGGCAGCTGGCCGGACTTTCGGGGACCGAAACTATATTTGCTATAGGGTATGGACTTGACGACTGGGTTCTTAAGGCAGCAGAGGCGATTGAGGGGGTGGGTATAGTTGTTGTGGATAACGGTATAGAACTTCGTGAGAACGCAGAAGATGAGCATGGAGATGAAGAAGAACATGAAGAAGATGAGCATGGAGATGAAGAAGAACACGAAGAGCATGGTCCTATAAACCCGCATTACTGGTTACATTTTGGTAATGCGCGCGCGATAGCCGATACCGTAGCTGAAGAGTTAAGCCGTATAGATTCAGCTAACGCAGAAACATATCGCGCAAATGCTGAGGCATACAAAGCCGTTCTTTTAGCTGAGGAACAGCTCTTGAAAGAAAGAATTGTCCTGCTTACTACAAAAGATCTTTTGACTTTCCACGACAGCTGGTACTATTTTGCTGATAATTTTGGACTTAACATAGTGGGGACTTTTGAGCCAAGCGCGGGAAGAGAGCCAACTCCCAGGTATTTATCTGATTTGCGTGATAAGGTGCGGGAGCATGGTGTAAGTGTTATATTTAGCGAACCTCAGTACTCTAATGCCGCTTTTACCCCTTTTGTAAATGACAACAACCTAGGGTTTGCTGTTTTAGACCCTATCGGGGGAACAAACGAAATACCTTCTTTTGTAGAGCTCATGCGTTATAATGTAAACACAGCTCTTGAGGCTCTTAAGTAA